A single window of Methylacidimicrobium sp. AP8 DNA harbors:
- the nusG gene encoding transcription termination/antitermination protein NusG, with the protein MKPREGAQGTVLTEKEGREAQQAPEEQGQWYVLHVLSGHEGRVKKSIEKRIQTEEMGDLVGQVVIPVERISEIRRGKRVQMDRKIYPGYVFVRMRLRDAQNKLIEKSWYFIRETPGVIGFAGGENPMPMPPDQVKDILRQMEEGRERPTPKTSFAVGDRVKVGDGPFLNSEGVVEEVDLERGKLWISVNMFGRSTPVELEFWQVEKAA; encoded by the coding sequence ATGAAACCGCGGGAAGGGGCGCAAGGAACCGTGTTGACCGAGAAAGAGGGCCGCGAGGCGCAGCAGGCGCCCGAAGAGCAGGGGCAGTGGTATGTCCTTCATGTGCTTTCCGGCCACGAAGGGCGGGTCAAGAAGAGTATCGAAAAGCGCATTCAAACCGAGGAGATGGGGGATCTGGTCGGGCAGGTGGTGATCCCGGTGGAGCGGATCTCGGAGATCCGCAGGGGCAAGCGTGTCCAAATGGATCGGAAGATCTATCCCGGTTATGTGTTCGTCCGGATGCGGCTGCGCGACGCCCAGAACAAGCTGATCGAAAAGAGCTGGTACTTCATTCGCGAGACGCCGGGAGTGATCGGATTCGCCGGCGGCGAAAATCCGATGCCGATGCCGCCCGACCAGGTTAAAGATATCCTGCGCCAGATGGAAGAGGGGCGCGAACGCCCCACGCCCAAGACTTCCTTCGCCGTCGGCGATCGGGTGAAGGTCGGCGACGGCCCCTTCCTCAACTCGGAAGGCGTCGTGGAAGAGGTGGACCTCGAGCGCGGGAAGCTCTGGATTTCGGTCAACATGTTCGGACGCTCGACGCCGGTGGAGCTCGAATTCTGGCAAGTGGAAAAAGCGGCGTAG
- the rplK gene encoding 50S ribosomal protein L11 — protein sequence MAKEVQAIVRLQIPAGQANPAPPVGPALGQHGVNIMGFCKEFNAKTQKEAGMLLPVVITIYKDKSFTFVTKSPPAAVLLKKAANIATASKEPNRVKVGKVTKAQVMEIVRLKRKDLNAGSDEAAFRIIAGTARSMGIDIEG from the coding sequence ATGGCCAAAGAAGTGCAGGCGATCGTCAGGCTGCAGATACCGGCCGGGCAGGCGAATCCCGCTCCGCCGGTGGGTCCGGCTCTCGGACAGCACGGCGTGAACATCATGGGGTTTTGCAAGGAGTTCAACGCGAAGACGCAGAAGGAAGCCGGGATGCTCCTTCCGGTCGTGATCACGATCTATAAGGACAAGTCCTTTACCTTCGTCACCAAATCCCCGCCGGCGGCGGTGCTTTTGAAAAAGGCGGCCAACATTGCCACGGCCTCGAAGGAACCGAACCGCGTGAAGGTCGGGAAGGTCACCAAAGCGCAGGTGATGGAAATCGTCCGCTTGAAGAGGAAAGACTTGAACGCGGGCTCCGACGAGGCGGCTTTCCGCATCATCGCCGGAACGGCGCGGAGCATGGGAATCGACATCGAGGGATAG
- the rplA gene encoding 50S ribosomal protein L1 has protein sequence MKTRRSKRYREAAKLLEPGKFYGIGEAIQVLGKMPKTRFDETVELSVHLGVDPKQGDQMVRGSLRLPHGSGKKVRIAVFARGSAAEAAKAAGADFVGFEDLIKKVSEGFTGFDVAIATPDAMQEVRKLGRVLGPRGLMPNPRTGTVTDDVAGAVAECRAGRVEFKMDKSANLHIVIGRRSFSEAALQENAAQAIDAVQKAKPAAAKGRFIESLVLSATMSPGVPLDLAALHRK, from the coding sequence GTGAAGACGCGACGAAGCAAGCGCTACCGCGAGGCGGCAAAGCTGCTCGAGCCGGGGAAGTTCTACGGTATCGGCGAAGCGATCCAGGTTTTAGGCAAGATGCCCAAGACCCGCTTCGATGAGACGGTCGAGCTCTCGGTGCACCTCGGCGTCGATCCGAAGCAGGGCGATCAGATGGTGCGCGGCAGCCTTCGACTGCCGCACGGCTCGGGCAAGAAGGTGCGCATCGCCGTGTTCGCCCGCGGATCGGCGGCGGAGGCGGCCAAGGCGGCGGGCGCCGATTTTGTCGGCTTCGAGGATCTAATCAAAAAGGTCTCCGAGGGATTCACCGGATTCGATGTGGCGATCGCCACCCCCGACGCCATGCAGGAGGTGCGCAAGCTCGGCCGGGTGCTCGGGCCCCGGGGCCTGATGCCCAATCCCCGCACGGGAACGGTCACGGACGACGTGGCCGGCGCAGTGGCCGAATGCCGGGCCGGGCGAGTCGAGTTTAAGATGGATAAGAGCGCGAACCTGCACATCGTCATCGGCCGTCGTTCCTTCTCCGAGGCGGCGTTGCAGGAGAACGCCGCGCAGGCGATCGATGCGGTGCAAAAGGCGAAGCCGGCTGCGGCGAAAGGTCGCTTTATTGAGTCGTTGGTGCTTTCCGCGACGATGAGCCCGGGCGTTCCGCTCGATCTTGCGGCGCTGCATCGCAAGTAA
- the rplJ gene encoding 50S ribosomal protein L10: protein MRPEKVFLSNEIREWLNGSDYILFINYTGLRAEEFRELRGRLAAGGARCRVAKNQALIRVLRETRELPEEWSIKGQVAAIAHGDPVAAAKVLKNFAAEFSRPQLVGGILDRRVLGASEAAALADLPGRAELRAKLLGLLQAPAARLLSVLAEPSRALARTLAARAEKLGGGASEG from the coding sequence ATGAGGCCGGAAAAAGTATTTCTATCGAATGAGATCCGGGAGTGGCTGAACGGGTCCGACTACATTCTTTTCATCAACTACACGGGCCTGCGGGCGGAGGAGTTCCGGGAGCTGCGCGGACGGCTGGCCGCCGGCGGGGCGCGATGCCGGGTCGCCAAGAACCAAGCGCTGATCCGTGTCCTGCGGGAGACTCGAGAGTTGCCCGAAGAGTGGTCGATTAAGGGACAGGTTGCGGCGATCGCCCATGGCGACCCGGTGGCAGCCGCGAAAGTCCTCAAGAACTTTGCGGCCGAATTCAGCCGTCCCCAGCTCGTGGGCGGCATTCTCGATCGACGGGTGCTGGGCGCCTCCGAGGCCGCGGCGCTCGCGGACCTCCCGGGGCGGGCGGAGCTGCGGGCGAAACTGCTCGGGCTGCTGCAGGCGCCGGCCGCCCGATTGCTCAGCGTCCTGGCGGAACCCTCGCGGGCCCTGGCGCGAACCCTGGCCGCCCGGGCGGAAAAGCTGGGAGGCGGCGCGTCGGAGGGGTGA
- the rplL gene encoding 50S ribosomal protein L7/L12, with protein MADLNAVVEQLSSLTVLEVAQLVKQLEEKWGVSAAAPVAVAAAAPAGGAGGEGQKPAAEEKTAFNVILKQVGPNKIAVIKEVRAAVSGLGLAEAKALVESAPKPIKEGVTKEEAEAIKKKIEAVGAQVEIQ; from the coding sequence ATGGCGGACTTGAATGCGGTAGTGGAACAGTTGAGCAGCCTCACGGTTCTCGAAGTGGCCCAATTGGTCAAGCAGCTCGAAGAGAAGTGGGGCGTGAGCGCTGCGGCGCCCGTGGCGGTGGCGGCCGCCGCTCCGGCGGGCGGAGCGGGAGGCGAAGGCCAGAAGCCCGCGGCGGAAGAAAAGACGGCCTTCAACGTGATCCTCAAGCAAGTGGGCCCCAATAAGATCGCGGTCATCAAGGAGGTCCGGGCCGCCGTGTCGGGTCTCGGCCTCGCGGAAGCCAAAGCCTTGGTGGAGAGCGCTCCCAAGCCGATCAAGGAGGGGGTCACCAAGGAGGAAGCCGAAGCGATCAAGAAGAAGATCGAAGCGGTCGGCGCGCAGGTAGAGATTCAGTAG